One segment of uncultured Desulfovibrio sp. DNA contains the following:
- the gatB gene encoding Asp-tRNA(Asn)/Glu-tRNA(Gln) amidotransferase subunit GatB has product MAAYEAVIGLEVHVQLATASKLFCSCPTTFGQPANANVCEVCSGMPGALPVPNRQAVHFAALVGLATNCAINTRSIFARKNYFYPDLPSGYQISQFELPICEHGHLEVDVDGRRKRVGITRIHMENDAGKNIHAQGENLSYVDLNRAGTPLVEIVSEPDMRSAAEAVAYLKALYSIVTYLGVCDGNMEEGSFRCDANVSLRPVGTEPFGTRTELKNLNSFRNVQRAIEYEISRQQDVLDDGDKVVQETRLYDAVKNTTASMRSKEEAHDYRYFPDPDILPIDITEEEMTRWRAEMPELPQVRVARFVAMAGLPEAEAEVLVQSKGLADFFEAAAAKADPKKVANFVLGPLLRECNARGLSAADPSAWAMKPEALAELVRLVDGGTISAKIANDIFGDIFEQGVMPEAYVKEKGLVQISDTSALEAAVDEVIAANPAEVEAYRGGKTKLISFFVGQIMRATKGKANPALVNELLAKKL; this is encoded by the coding sequence ATGGCCGCCTATGAAGCCGTGATTGGCCTTGAAGTGCATGTGCAACTTGCCACGGCCTCCAAACTGTTCTGTTCCTGCCCCACGACCTTTGGGCAGCCCGCCAACGCCAATGTTTGCGAAGTCTGCTCCGGCATGCCCGGCGCTTTGCCCGTGCCCAACCGCCAGGCTGTTCACTTTGCGGCTCTGGTCGGCCTTGCCACCAATTGCGCCATCAATACACGGTCCATTTTTGCCCGCAAAAACTATTTTTATCCTGACCTGCCCTCCGGATATCAGATTTCGCAGTTCGAGCTGCCCATCTGCGAACACGGGCACCTTGAGGTGGACGTGGACGGGCGGCGCAAGCGCGTCGGCATTACGCGCATCCATATGGAAAACGATGCTGGCAAGAATATTCATGCTCAGGGCGAAAACCTGAGCTATGTGGACCTCAACCGCGCGGGCACGCCGCTGGTGGAAATTGTTTCCGAGCCGGACATGCGCTCCGCCGCCGAGGCCGTGGCCTACCTCAAGGCCCTGTACAGCATTGTGACCTATCTTGGTGTGTGCGACGGCAATATGGAAGAGGGCAGCTTCAGGTGCGACGCCAACGTCTCGTTGCGCCCTGTGGGAACCGAGCCCTTCGGCACCCGCACAGAACTGAAAAACCTCAACTCTTTCCGCAACGTACAGCGCGCCATTGAATACGAAATTTCCCGCCAGCAGGACGTGCTGGACGACGGCGACAAGGTCGTGCAGGAAACCCGCCTGTATGATGCCGTCAAGAACACCACTGCCTCCATGCGCAGCAAGGAAGAAGCGCACGATTACCGCTACTTCCCTGACCCGGACATTCTGCCCATAGATATTACGGAAGAAGAAATGACCCGCTGGCGCGCCGAAATGCCGGAGCTGCCCCAGGTTCGCGTGGCCCGTTTTGTGGCTATGGCGGGACTGCCCGAAGCCGAGGCAGAAGTGCTGGTGCAGAGCAAGGGGCTGGCCGACTTTTTTGAAGCTGCCGCCGCCAAGGCCGACCCCAAGAAGGTTGCCAACTTTGTGCTTGGGCCGCTGCTGCGTGAATGCAATGCCCGTGGGCTTTCTGCCGCTGACCCCTCCGCCTGGGCCATGAAGCCCGAGGCTCTGGCCGAACTGGTGCGGCTGGTTGACGGCGGCACCATCAGCGCCAAGATCGCCAATGATATTTTTGGCGACATCTTTGAGCAGGGCGTCATGCCTGAAGCCTACGTGAAGGAAAAAGGCTTGGTGCAGATTTCCGACACTTCAGCGCTCGAAGCCGCCGTGGATGAAGTCATTGCGGCCAATCCCGCTGAGGTGGAGGCCTATCGCGGCGGCAAAACCAAACTGATCAGCTTCTTTGTTGGGCAGATCATGCGCGCCACCAAGGGCAAGGCCAATCCTGCTCTGGTGAACGAACTGCTTGCCAAAAAACTGTAA
- a CDS encoding S26 family signal peptidase, with translation MKFSAIFKPIASLVLPGSGQILSGFFTPGVIFFALWLASAHTLVALGSSLDADGRHAAYFAALACEVLLRLGSAIDAVFRQRSQAGSQRARQRSMVARGLAFTVLVLALMALPAPEPAIKAYSMNGTRTLLPLITPDSRLLVDKQAYHTAKPEKGDIIVISTRHIAEGKGGGPHIISRVAGLAGERVRVPVPAGQQNPGWEGQGYRECLVDEGNIYLASINPTSPTAFLAPLTSVVGRVAYVYWPLSRAGRVTGVSGISD, from the coding sequence ATGAAGTTTTCCGCTATTTTTAAGCCTATCGCTTCTCTGGTTTTGCCGGGTAGCGGGCAGATACTCTCGGGCTTTTTCACACCTGGCGTGATCTTTTTTGCTCTGTGGCTTGCTTCTGCTCACACGCTGGTTGCTTTGGGCAGCAGTCTTGATGCGGATGGCAGGCATGCGGCTTACTTTGCGGCCCTTGCCTGTGAAGTCCTGCTTCGACTTGGCTCGGCAATCGATGCAGTTTTTCGCCAACGTTCACAGGCCGGATCACAACGCGCCCGCCAGCGGAGTATGGTCGCCAGGGGGCTTGCCTTCACCGTCCTTGTGCTGGCCTTGATGGCGCTGCCCGCGCCTGAACCTGCCATCAAGGCATACTCCATGAACGGCACCCGCACTCTGCTTCCCCTGATCACGCCGGATTCCCGCTTGCTCGTGGACAAACAGGCTTATCATACGGCCAAGCCGGAGAAGGGCGATATCATTGTGATTTCCACCCGGCACATTGCAGAAGGGAAGGGGGGAGGGCCGCACATAATAAGCCGCGTTGCAGGCCTTGCTGGCGAACGGGTGCGCGTGCCTGTTCCAGCAGGGCAGCAAAATCCGGGCTGGGAAGGGCAGGGATATCGAGAATGTTTGGTGGACGAAGGAAATATCTATCTGGCGAGCATCAACCCTACAAGCCCCACGGCATTTTTAGCCCCCCTGACCAGCGTTGTTGGCCGCGTGGCATATGTTTACTGGCCGCTTTCACGTGCAGGAAGGGTAACCGGGGTATCGGGCATCTCTGACTGA
- a CDS encoding PhoH family protein translates to MAVHSSMLETVEFDDPALANQLFGPHNAHLELLAAASGASIGSRGASILIESPDMNTRQVLCNVFVQLYELLRGGLSLSQQDIARSYEMLRADPGLNLEKIFKDAVFVNTPRKTVTARNVAQRTYLDLLRRNELVFAVGPAGTGKTYLAVAMALSMFQQHRVKRIVLTRPAVEAGERLGFLPGDLADKVNPYLRPLYDALHDMMPQPKVASMLEVGSIEVAPLAFMRGRTLNDAFIILDEAQNTTQEQMKMFLTRMGFGSRMVVTGDTTQIDLPMQPGGQRPRSGLIHALNILAKVPTIAVHHFTKADVVRHPLVGAIVNAYDNAEKSGTSS, encoded by the coding sequence ATGGCAGTACATTCCTCCATGCTTGAGACCGTCGAATTCGACGATCCCGCTTTAGCCAATCAGCTATTTGGCCCTCACAATGCGCATCTTGAGCTGTTGGCCGCAGCCAGCGGGGCCTCCATAGGCAGCCGTGGCGCCAGCATTCTTATTGAAAGCCCAGACATGAACACGCGGCAGGTGCTGTGCAATGTTTTTGTGCAGTTGTACGAGCTGCTGCGCGGCGGATTGTCGCTGAGCCAGCAGGATATCGCCCGTAGTTACGAGATGCTGCGCGCGGATCCCGGCCTGAATTTGGAAAAGATTTTCAAGGATGCCGTTTTCGTCAACACCCCGCGCAAAACGGTCACTGCCCGCAATGTTGCCCAGCGCACCTACCTTGACCTGCTGCGGCGCAATGAGCTTGTTTTTGCGGTTGGCCCGGCAGGTACGGGCAAAACCTATCTTGCTGTCGCCATGGCGCTGTCCATGTTTCAGCAGCACAGGGTTAAACGCATTGTGCTGACGCGCCCCGCAGTGGAAGCGGGAGAACGCCTTGGCTTTTTGCCCGGCGATCTGGCCGACAAGGTCAACCCCTATCTGCGCCCGCTCTATGACGCCCTGCACGACATGATGCCCCAGCCCAAGGTGGCGTCCATGCTTGAAGTAGGCTCCATTGAAGTTGCGCCCCTGGCCTTCATGCGCGGGCGCACCCTTAACGATGCCTTTATCATTCTTGACGAAGCGCAGAACACCACGCAGGAACAGATGAAGATGTTCCTCACCCGCATGGGCTTTGGCTCGCGCATGGTTGTAACGGGCGACACCACCCAGATCGACCTGCCCATGCAGCCCGGCGGCCAGCGTCCGCGCTCGGGCCTTATCCACGCGCTGAATATCCTTGCCAAAGTTCCAACCATCGCAGTGCATCACTTCACCAAGGCCGACGTAGTGCGTCATCCCTTGGTGGGAGCAATTGTAAACGCCTATGATAATGCAGAAAAAAGCGGCACGTCCAGCTAG
- a CDS encoding HD family phosphohydrolase, whose product MIMQKKAARPASILALFRMLRARHHCGLGLSVLVLTLLFISLLAGANFEAVPRVYVAGQVADSDVIADRDILVEDVQATKARRKQVQLLQPPVYDLSLEPFTAFQNRIVEIMRSLNNGIDYHVGVEGPLHRLVDELTPTVADEILPELAQPEAQTYLLKVLLPQIRDHMAEGLVGDIRSARVDRSGVIVRNLDTNTEILRPDVVNLPDVQSYLAEISAQIRQVSTLNPQSRRAINILLSATMPSSLTLNRESTQKRSSAVMSMVEPVYYQIQKGEIVLRKGERVSREQQIKLQTLYKSASDPMHWDIAAGAFLCSLVLSIGFFVAPSGKPGTPLRCKDMLLISLLLLLFSAGAKAVYVLGMRIDSHSFINTLAVGYPVAGAVGLVAMVFAARRYCTMALLISFFTMLMFQAQFSLFLLHFLGGMLATWLVTNAQNRQDVVWSIVPLTIGQSIIWLGATLLAQSAPGVMPTQLLAVFINSVLSLILLFAVSPVLEISFGYSTRFRLMELMSLEQPLMQELMVTVPGTYHHSLVVANMVEAGAKAIGANSLLCKVAALYHDVGKLSYPEYFIENQFGGPNKHDKLAPSMSALILLSHVKKGTELAERYKLGQDIADIISQHHGTRLIRFFYQKALNQGEKPRESDFSYVGPRPQTKEAAILMLADSVEASSRTLNDPTPARIKSHIDTIIKGIFSEGQLDESELTFKDLHFLSENFQRILTGIFHQRIAYPDARINDAARAENKPNGKNGSAPATHGATALTPTGHGKPCGDKPCNGDKPAAAQSPEVKALTNQPESARQAGIPAIPEEKGQA is encoded by the coding sequence ATGATAATGCAGAAAAAAGCGGCACGTCCAGCTAGCATCCTCGCACTCTTTCGCATGTTGCGGGCCCGCCACCATTGTGGCCTGGGGCTTTCGGTACTTGTGCTCACCCTGCTTTTCATCAGCCTGCTTGCAGGGGCCAATTTTGAGGCGGTGCCTCGCGTGTACGTTGCCGGGCAAGTGGCGGATTCTGACGTCATTGCCGACCGCGACATCCTTGTTGAAGACGTGCAGGCCACCAAGGCCCGGCGCAAACAGGTGCAGCTTCTGCAACCGCCTGTCTATGATCTGAGTCTTGAACCCTTTACGGCCTTTCAGAACCGTATTGTGGAGATCATGCGCAGCCTGAACAACGGCATCGATTACCATGTCGGGGTCGAAGGCCCGCTGCACAGGCTGGTGGATGAACTGACACCCACCGTTGCTGACGAAATTTTGCCGGAACTCGCCCAGCCCGAGGCGCAGACGTATCTGCTCAAGGTGCTGCTGCCCCAGATTCGCGACCATATGGCAGAAGGCCTTGTGGGCGACATACGCTCGGCCAGGGTTGACCGTTCTGGCGTTATAGTGCGCAATCTGGATACAAATACAGAAATACTGCGCCCGGACGTGGTTAATCTGCCCGACGTGCAATCGTATCTGGCGGAAATTTCAGCCCAGATACGTCAGGTTTCCACGCTAAACCCGCAGTCGCGGCGCGCCATCAATATCCTGCTTTCCGCAACCATGCCTTCCTCGCTGACGCTGAACCGGGAATCCACCCAAAAGCGCAGCTCTGCCGTCATGTCCATGGTTGAGCCCGTCTATTATCAGATACAGAAGGGCGAGATCGTATTGCGCAAGGGCGAAAGGGTCAGCCGCGAGCAGCAGATCAAGCTGCAAACGCTTTATAAATCCGCTTCTGACCCCATGCACTGGGATATAGCCGCTGGCGCCTTTTTGTGCTCGCTGGTGCTTTCCATCGGCTTTTTTGTTGCCCCCAGCGGCAAACCCGGCACCCCCCTGCGCTGCAAGGACATGCTGCTCATTTCCTTGCTTCTGCTGCTTTTCAGCGCCGGGGCAAAGGCTGTGTACGTGCTTGGCATGCGCATCGACAGCCATTCGTTCATCAATACGCTGGCCGTGGGCTACCCTGTGGCAGGGGCAGTGGGGCTGGTCGCCATGGTTTTTGCGGCCCGGCGCTACTGCACAATGGCCCTGTTGATCTCGTTCTTTACCATGCTCATGTTTCAGGCGCAGTTTTCCCTGTTCCTACTCCATTTTCTCGGCGGCATGCTGGCCACATGGCTTGTGACCAATGCCCAGAATCGGCAGGACGTGGTGTGGAGCATAGTGCCGCTGACCATCGGGCAATCCATCATCTGGCTTGGCGCAACCCTGCTGGCCCAAAGCGCCCCCGGCGTCATGCCCACGCAGTTGCTGGCCGTGTTTATCAACAGCGTGCTTTCGCTCATTCTGCTTTTCGCCGTGAGCCCGGTGCTTGAAATCAGCTTTGGGTACAGTACGCGCTTCCGCCTCATGGAACTTATGAGCCTTGAGCAACCCCTCATGCAGGAGCTTATGGTAACTGTGCCCGGCACCTACCATCACTCCCTTGTGGTCGCCAACATGGTTGAAGCCGGGGCCAAGGCCATCGGCGCCAACAGCCTGCTGTGCAAGGTGGCGGCACTGTATCATGACGTGGGCAAGCTCTCGTATCCCGAATATTTCATCGAAAACCAGTTTGGCGGGCCCAACAAGCACGACAAACTGGCCCCGTCCATGAGTGCGCTCATTCTGCTTTCGCATGTCAAAAAAGGCACGGAACTGGCAGAGCGGTACAAGCTCGGGCAGGATATTGCCGACATTATAAGTCAGCACCACGGCACAAGGCTCATACGCTTTTTCTACCAGAAGGCCCTGAACCAGGGCGAAAAGCCGCGTGAATCTGATTTCAGTTATGTGGGGCCGCGCCCGCAAACCAAGGAAGCCGCCATCCTCATGCTGGCCGACTCCGTTGAGGCATCCAGCCGCACGCTCAACGATCCTACGCCCGCGCGCATCAAGTCGCACATTGACACCATCATCAAGGGCATCTTCTCGGAAGGGCAGCTGGACGAATCGGAACTGACTTTTAAGGATCTGCACTTCCTGAGCGAAAACTTCCAGCGCATCCTGACTGGTATTTTCCATCAGCGCATTGCCTATCCTGACGCCAGAATCAATGATGCCGCCCGGGCTGAAAACAAGCCCAACGGCAAAAATGGATCTGCCCCTGCAACGCATGGCGCAACGGCCCTTACCCCCACGGGGCATGGCAAACCGTGCGGCGACAAGCCTTGTAACGGAGACAAACCCGCTGCAGCGCAATCGCCCGAAGTCAAAGCCCTGACGAACCAGCCGGAGAGCGCCAGGCAGGCTGGCATACCGGCCATCCCTGAAGAAAAGGGACAGGCATAG
- the ybeY gene encoding rRNA maturation RNase YbeY, giving the protein MGAVRDRQKQATVRIFCRYPATAWILPLDRRQQRAALAAMLTAAEQANVPVVPPAVELHLVDDAAMSAANRHSMGCQGPTNVLSFPGGSDSPGTLLFSLDTLRRECLLYGQEPGEHALRLLAHGMAHLCGLDHSAQMDAVSDYFMVVAAEAMA; this is encoded by the coding sequence ATGGGCGCAGTCAGGGACAGGCAGAAACAGGCAACCGTGCGCATTTTTTGCCGCTATCCGGCCACAGCATGGATTCTGCCTCTTGACCGCAGGCAGCAGCGCGCTGCTCTTGCGGCCATGCTTACCGCCGCAGAACAGGCCAACGTGCCTGTTGTGCCCCCGGCTGTGGAACTGCATCTGGTCGATGATGCCGCCATGAGCGCAGCCAACAGGCACAGTATGGGCTGTCAGGGCCCTACCAATGTGCTTTCCTTCCCCGGTGGCAGTGACAGCCCCGGCACTCTTCTGTTTTCACTGGATACGCTGCGCAGGGAATGCCTGCTGTACGGGCAGGAGCCGGGCGAGCACGCGCTACGCCTGCTGGCCCACGGAATGGCCCACCTGTGCGGGCTTGACCACAGCGCGCAGATGGATGCGGTGAGTGACTATTTCATGGTAGTCGCCGCCGAAGCAATGGCTTGA
- a CDS encoding polynucleotide adenylyltransferase, with protein MRDLLLGRMPTELDFSFSGSMDDFLAAHPDAVCVGKSVNVCLWRGRECMPLRGGTLESDLAARDITINALALDSAGRLYMHPKAVDDLRNKMMRPASSTAFADDPTRIFRLARFASRWPDWRIAREAFEQMRATPKALLAAIPAERVAKEMLKALALPRPARFFRVLAQGDCLSPWFEEHERARYIPAGPVKWHANSVLGHSLRLMDELAGDAMAVWMALCHDLGKICTDPALLPHHYGHEARGVPLALAFAKRLRLPAVYARAGALAAEEHMKAGMFATLRTGTRRDLLWRVNQLGLSRPFWKLADADSNSPISSLAYQSLKAINAVRLPEEWHNRGEESARKLREMQCMALAALNRKRAA; from the coding sequence ATGCGCGACCTTTTGCTTGGGCGTATGCCCACGGAGCTGGATTTTTCCTTTTCAGGAAGCATGGACGATTTTTTGGCCGCGCATCCCGATGCGGTCTGCGTGGGTAAAAGCGTCAATGTCTGCCTGTGGCGCGGGCGCGAATGCATGCCCCTCCGGGGCGGCACCCTGGAGTCTGACCTTGCAGCGCGAGATATCACCATCAATGCCCTTGCGCTCGACAGCGCGGGGCGGCTGTACATGCACCCCAAGGCGGTTGACGACCTGCGCAATAAAATGATGCGCCCGGCTTCGTCCACGGCCTTTGCGGATGACCCCACCAGAATTTTTCGTCTGGCGCGCTTTGCCTCCCGCTGGCCCGACTGGCGCATCGCCCGCGAGGCTTTTGAGCAGATGCGCGCCACGCCCAAGGCTTTGCTGGCGGCCATTCCGGCGGAGCGTGTGGCCAAGGAAATGCTCAAGGCGCTGGCCTTGCCGCGCCCGGCGCGATTTTTTCGCGTTTTGGCGCAGGGGGATTGTTTATCGCCCTGGTTTGAAGAACACGAGCGCGCACGATACATTCCGGCAGGCCCCGTGAAGTGGCATGCCAACAGCGTGTTGGGCCACAGCCTGCGACTGATGGACGAACTCGCGGGCGATGCCATGGCCGTGTGGATGGCCTTGTGCCATGACCTTGGAAAAATCTGCACTGACCCTGCCCTGCTGCCCCATCATTATGGACACGAAGCGCGCGGCGTGCCGCTTGCACTGGCCTTTGCCAAAAGGTTACGGCTGCCGGCAGTTTATGCGCGGGCTGGCGCGCTTGCTGCAGAAGAACACATGAAGGCTGGCATGTTTGCCACCCTGCGCACCGGAACGCGCCGCGACCTGCTGTGGCGGGTTAACCAGCTCGGGCTTTCGCGCCCTTTCTGGAAGCTGGCGGATGCCGACAGCAATTCACCTATCAGCAGTTTGGCCTACCAGAGCCTGAAGGCTATAAACGCCGTGCGTCTGCCCGAAGAATGGCACAACCGGGGCGAAGAATCAGCCCGCAAGCTGCGCGAAATGCAATGCATGGCCTTGGCGGCACTGAACAGAAAGCGGGCCGCCTAG
- a CDS encoding biotin--[acetyl-CoA-carboxylase] ligase produces the protein MPPVCHSQPFEGSSPTGADKNFVPRIWRFGEVGSCLDTAANLAARGWLDPWDSVQVVSQTAGRGQLRRQWHSPAGNVYAALRLPLAPPFDGTAAAPAVGALLAEALAMDGWQVRLKWPNDLVLCTSEDEPRKLAGILLEERGGVLLAGIGINVCWSPPVEQMRADAALEATSLATQYKSATFAPPMAEALWQTLVKRMFSAYINCHSFPEGWRARAESLLLWRGENVELRDDDRIVRGWLAGLGTSGGLCLNINGRLEEFICGSLRLSPARE, from the coding sequence ATGCCCCCAGTATGTCACAGCCAACCGTTTGAGGGAAGCTCCCCCACTGGTGCTGACAAAAATTTTGTTCCGCGTATCTGGCGCTTTGGCGAGGTGGGCTCCTGCCTTGATACCGCTGCAAACCTTGCGGCGCGGGGCTGGCTTGATCCGTGGGACAGTGTTCAGGTTGTCAGCCAGACAGCGGGGCGCGGGCAGTTGCGGCGTCAGTGGCATTCGCCTGCGGGCAACGTGTATGCGGCCCTGCGTCTGCCGCTTGCGCCTCCTTTTGACGGCACGGCGGCGGCCCCGGCAGTGGGTGCCCTGCTGGCCGAAGCCCTGGCAATGGACGGTTGGCAGGTGCGCCTGAAATGGCCCAATGATCTTGTGCTGTGTACGTCGGAAGACGAACCCAGAAAACTGGCAGGCATACTGCTGGAAGAGCGGGGCGGGGTGCTGCTGGCTGGCATTGGCATAAATGTGTGCTGGTCGCCACCGGTGGAGCAGATGCGGGCGGACGCCGCTCTAGAGGCAACCAGCCTTGCCACCCAGTATAAATCCGCCACTTTTGCACCTCCAATGGCCGAAGCCTTGTGGCAAACCCTTGTAAAGCGCATGTTTTCAGCTTATATTAACTGCCACTCTTTTCCCGAGGGGTGGAGAGCCCGTGCGGAGTCTCTTTTGCTCTGGCGCGGCGAGAACGTGGAGCTGCGTGACGATGACCGCATCGTACGCGGCTGGCTGGCGGGCCTAGGAACGTCAGGCGGCCTGTGTCTTAACATCAACGGACGGCTTGAGGAATTCATTTGCGGTAGTCTCCGGCTGAGCCCTGCGCGGGAATGA